A genomic window from Candidatus Omnitrophota bacterium includes:
- a CDS encoding integron integrase produces the protein RRFIAFHDYTDPGALDAASAVRKYLEYLATHREVAASTQNQALNALVFLYDQVLQKPIGEMDEFVRAKRPRRLPEVMTREEVQALLQSMDGVAGLMAGIMYGGGLRLMECVRLRVKDIDFARHEIMVRNGKGQKDRITMLSRRFADPLKEHLARVKAIYAQDRAQGRADVFIWPALSRKYPNAEKEWIWQYVFPAKSLSVDPRSGKVRRHHINENLIQKAVKEAAARAGINKQVSCHTLRHSFATHLLEANYDIRTVQELLGHSNVATTMIYTHVLNRPGLSVKSPADM, from the coding sequence AGGCGATTTATCGCCTTCCATGATTACACCGATCCCGGCGCTCTTGATGCTGCAAGCGCAGTGAGAAAATATCTTGAATATCTGGCGACTCACCGCGAGGTGGCGGCCAGCACCCAGAACCAGGCGCTTAACGCCCTGGTCTTTCTTTATGATCAGGTTCTTCAAAAACCAATCGGGGAAATGGATGAATTTGTGCGGGCCAAAAGACCGCGGCGGCTTCCGGAAGTCATGACCCGGGAGGAAGTCCAAGCCCTGCTTCAAAGCATGGATGGGGTCGCCGGCTTGATGGCCGGCATTATGTATGGAGGCGGCCTGCGACTTATGGAGTGCGTCCGGCTGCGGGTCAAGGATATCGATTTTGCGCGTCATGAAATTATGGTGCGCAACGGCAAGGGGCAGAAGGACCGGATCACGATGCTTTCCAGGCGGTTTGCCGACCCGCTCAAGGAGCATCTTGCCAGGGTGAAGGCCATTTACGCGCAAGACCGGGCGCAAGGCAGGGCCGATGTCTTCATCTGGCCGGCTCTTTCCAGAAAATACCCGAATGCGGAAAAGGAATGGATATGGCAGTATGTGTTTCCGGCAAAAAGCCTGTCTGTCGATCCCAGAAGCGGTAAGGTTCGGCGGCATCATATTAACGAAAACCTCATCCAGAAGGCCGTTAAAGAGGCAGCCGCTCGGGCGGGCATCAATAAGCAGGTTTCTTGCCATACCCTGCGTCACTCCTTTGCCACACATCTTCTTGAAGCAAATTATGATATTCGCACGGTGCAGGAACTTTTAGGGCATTCAAATGTCGCAACCACTATGATTTACACCCATGTCTTAAATCGGCCCGGACTTTCAGTAAAGAGCCCGGCAGACATGTAA